In Maridesulfovibrio sp., a single genomic region encodes these proteins:
- a CDS encoding HD domain-containing phosphohydrolase: MLIKIFDIVKRLFNLRNIALLLLFLAVAGCLYYGVDKLWRDKEAEAAKRLSEYQAAVISDDVELLSSRLVEYVIRGRELARARIFRFAVKGLAGADKKHREEAREDFGNFVKVSGFDSAYLFNLDGSLYSTSGRQLEGGAGEYRRLVELVLKNRIPVFSPLRENSGILTSDLFLPVFPAEALSTEVEPTKVLVLTVPLSDILRSFLAAARELENGSRIHLIQQYGSAYQDVILGHSDNLELQDVSADLSGITKVEFGKRKNLQNSDMVYSSAEFIPAINWWVLMETDVAAANDDLNIFKTGTALIAALALGCVVFFVLTIKFIVSTRRYYLSSTKNEENLIQQRSENRLLKLVCNTMPTPVSVKNSGDGGFLFVNKSFAKMGGLESRAALGLTDKQVFGEINAETISHGDQMATMSNSAYSEEMVMPGRAGSSVLQVTSVPCTVEEDGDAVLTVYRDITSDKNASKRAVEVRQQVINALIRAVESVPFLDGHTSLMRKMALEIAETLLLSDTDCATVEAAAILSQVGKTFVPREIMEKQGKLTPEEIRETQRYIEHTCRILEGVEFDLPIPQTIWQMQENLDGSGYPNGLSGNEISMLARILGVTNTFSALVQKRSYRKAKTARQAVEILQSMADQKYDSSVIEALGAVIYTPAGKSILQESHIEF; encoded by the coding sequence ATGTTAATAAAAATATTTGATATAGTGAAAAGATTGTTCAACCTGCGCAATATTGCTCTTCTTCTGCTGTTTCTGGCGGTAGCAGGATGTCTTTACTACGGAGTGGATAAACTTTGGCGGGATAAGGAAGCCGAGGCCGCCAAGCGGTTGAGTGAATATCAGGCGGCAGTAATAAGTGACGACGTAGAATTACTCAGTTCTAGGTTGGTGGAATATGTGATCCGGGGCAGGGAACTGGCCAGGGCTCGAATTTTCAGGTTCGCCGTAAAGGGACTTGCAGGCGCGGATAAAAAACACAGGGAAGAAGCCCGCGAGGACTTTGGCAATTTTGTGAAGGTTTCCGGTTTTGATTCAGCTTATCTGTTTAATCTTGACGGCAGTCTTTACTCCACATCGGGGCGGCAGTTGGAAGGAGGCGCTGGAGAATATCGCCGACTGGTCGAGCTTGTATTGAAAAACAGGATTCCGGTTTTTTCCCCTCTCCGTGAGAATTCAGGAATATTGACTTCGGATCTTTTTCTCCCTGTGTTCCCGGCCGAAGCTCTTTCTACCGAGGTTGAACCAACTAAAGTGCTGGTGCTCACCGTACCCCTGAGTGATATTCTCAGGTCCTTTCTTGCTGCTGCACGCGAACTTGAAAACGGCAGTCGCATACATCTGATACAGCAGTACGGTTCAGCTTATCAGGATGTTATACTGGGACATTCGGATAATCTGGAGTTGCAGGACGTCAGCGCCGACCTTTCGGGGATAACCAAAGTTGAGTTCGGAAAAAGGAAAAATCTGCAGAATTCAGATATGGTATATTCCTCTGCCGAGTTTATCCCTGCGATCAACTGGTGGGTACTCATGGAAACTGATGTTGCGGCTGCAAATGATGATCTGAATATTTTCAAAACAGGGACAGCCCTTATCGCGGCCCTTGCGCTTGGATGCGTAGTCTTTTTTGTCCTGACGATTAAATTCATTGTTTCAACTCGCAGGTATTATTTATCCTCCACAAAAAATGAAGAAAATCTGATTCAGCAGCGGAGCGAAAACAGGCTTCTCAAACTTGTCTGCAACACCATGCCTACCCCTGTCAGTGTAAAAAACAGCGGTGATGGGGGATTTCTGTTCGTAAACAAATCGTTTGCGAAAATGGGTGGGCTGGAAAGCCGGGCTGCACTAGGTTTGACTGATAAACAGGTTTTCGGAGAAATCAATGCGGAAACCATTTCTCACGGGGACCAGATGGCGACCATGTCCAATTCCGCATACAGTGAGGAAATGGTCATGCCCGGCAGAGCCGGTTCTTCGGTTCTCCAGGTTACCTCTGTACCCTGCACCGTAGAAGAGGATGGAGATGCCGTTCTGACTGTTTACAGGGATATTACCTCTGATAAAAACGCATCAAAACGAGCCGTTGAAGTTCGTCAGCAGGTCATAAACGCGCTGATCCGGGCAGTGGAAAGCGTACCTTTCCTTGACGGACACACTTCACTCATGCGTAAAATGGCCCTTGAAATAGCGGAAACACTGCTTCTTTCCGATACTGACTGCGCAACAGTGGAGGCCGCTGCAATTCTTTCTCAGGTGGGCAAAACGTTTGTGCCCAGAGAGATAATGGAAAAACAGGGTAAACTTACTCCGGAAGAGATCAGGGAAACCCAGCGTTACATAGAGCATACCTGCAGGATTCTCGAGGGGGTGGAGTTTGATCTGCCCATTCCACAGACAATATGGCAGATGCAGGAAAATCTTGATGGGTCGGGATATCCCAATGGGCTGTCGGGAAACGAAATTTCCATGTTGGCCAGAATTCTAGGTGTAACCAATACCTTCAGCGCGCTGGTTCAGAAACGATCTTACAGAAAAGCCAAAACCGCAAGGCAGGCAGTAGAAATTCTGCAAAGCATGGCTGACCAGAAATACGACAGTTCTGTAATCGAAGCACTTGGGGCAGTAATCTACACCCCGGCAGGGAAGAGCATATTGCAGGAAAGTCACATCGAATTTTAG
- a CDS encoding HlyD family type I secretion periplasmic adaptor subunit encodes MGRSWKSNLLWSLENSFGNCIVLILIFVFMVSFLIWAHFNKIEKTVRAQGVVATNLTDKIVGHLEGGVVEKVFVQEGDKVKKGQELVAIANTNITEKRNKSQIMLKRLHARLARLMAESTDSTDDFEKSVSTPEERSELQFARFRREALDEKINILETKIQQTEAALAASEDHVRNLLDEQKVLKEQYDMLAPMVKKGIGSRQLLLQRKTELAKITTSIAETYNKRDEYALEIRELRQRISQERLDFYRDIREEINTVSSDLQAVREELKAANEQIVRSVIRAPVDGTVYRLSANTVGGIVRSGESLAEIVPSNASIRIEGKVQPSDRTKIWNGMQAKIRPSSYEFSDETMLKAEIVNISAKTYFDDLTRSWYYRVILDTVGDDSGKVSDFLPGMIVEVNILSGEESVLEYLLSPITRGMRGALSENPTR; translated from the coding sequence ATGGGACGAAGCTGGAAAAGCAATCTGCTCTGGTCGTTGGAGAACAGTTTCGGCAATTGTATTGTGCTGATTCTCATTTTTGTTTTTATGGTTTCTTTTCTGATCTGGGCTCATTTCAACAAGATTGAAAAGACGGTTCGTGCCCAGGGAGTTGTGGCAACCAATCTTACAGATAAGATTGTCGGACACCTTGAAGGCGGAGTAGTTGAAAAGGTTTTTGTTCAGGAAGGGGATAAGGTTAAAAAGGGGCAGGAGCTTGTAGCCATAGCCAACACCAATATAACCGAGAAGCGCAACAAGTCCCAGATCATGTTGAAACGTCTCCATGCAAGGCTTGCCCGGCTCATGGCGGAAAGTACCGACAGCACCGATGACTTTGAAAAGAGCGTGAGTACCCCGGAAGAGCGCAGTGAATTGCAGTTTGCCCGTTTCCGCCGCGAAGCTCTGGATGAGAAGATCAATATTCTCGAAACAAAGATTCAGCAGACGGAAGCCGCACTTGCAGCTAGTGAGGATCACGTAAGAAACCTGCTGGACGAGCAGAAGGTGCTTAAAGAACAGTATGACATGCTGGCACCTATGGTAAAAAAGGGCATAGGCTCGCGCCAGCTTCTTTTGCAGCGCAAGACCGAACTGGCCAAGATCACGACCAGCATAGCGGAGACCTACAACAAGCGTGACGAGTATGCTCTTGAAATCAGGGAACTGCGTCAGCGCATCAGTCAGGAACGGCTTGATTTCTATCGAGACATCAGGGAGGAGATCAACACTGTAAGCTCCGATCTGCAAGCCGTGCGTGAGGAATTGAAGGCCGCCAACGAACAGATTGTCCGCAGTGTGATCAGAGCCCCGGTTGATGGAACTGTTTACAGGCTCAGCGCCAACACCGTGGGTGGAATAGTGCGCTCCGGAGAGTCGCTTGCGGAAATTGTTCCTTCAAACGCATCCATACGCATTGAGGGCAAGGTCCAGCCCAGTGACCGCACTAAAATCTGGAACGGCATGCAGGCAAAGATCCGCCCTTCGTCATATGAATTTTCCGATGAAACAATGCTCAAAGCTGAAATAGTAAATATTTCGGCCAAGACCTATTTTGATGACCTTACCCGCAGCTGGTATTACCGCGTCATATTGGACACTGTCGGCGATGATTCGGGAAAAGTAAGTGATTTTCTTCCCGGGATGATCGTGGAAGTCAATATTCTGTCCGGAGAGGAAAGTGTACTTGAATATCTGCTCTCTCCCATTACCAGAGGAATGCGCGGGGCGCTTTCGGAAAATCCCACCCGGTAG
- a CDS encoding ATP-binding cassette domain-containing protein yields the protein MPDNTDLSVSNEEKTFGQDREAMVAGEDAAPERNNFGRVQPVGGNHDNGGENGPVSAAAVEPSGIFEPGRTEERGVAITACLKKVADSFGIVVTENSLQLGNTSPLSEYLRLQGDNMGLVAETGELPPKVRADSLPMIVQYQDGSFAVIEEKVGRSLSVWNGHQEVVKNKISGLGQFNNWSCTMQQEFETDRVPFLSLQWFTGQVGRMWPIYSQVVLATIIVHCFTLVVPLLMGIFYDRILPNLAENSLRVLITGAVFVLFFDYILKNVRTALVEKAALRVEREAEPQLLAKILDTTFSRLPSSAGHLTHAMQEFSRIKSLFTTQLVIGSIDFSFLFFFLLVIYLNSGVLVIVPATVSFLVLVVSAVYGFFIDHNVSAQSRLQSRKTSFLNEVFQGVESIKTTNAARLFVSRWSTEVEKAGEMSSKYRLAQARCSMTTGLLGQLNSAGLLIVAFFLIKSGGMSSGGLLTTMVLSSRCIAVTASTANLITTYLFARRSYKDLKELLSLDKENCESKQFKVQQLHGGVEFDSVSFRYHPESPYALENASFKVQPGEKVGIIGPMGSGKSTLIKLLAGLSDPTEGIVMLDGHNMSFLNVEKIREFMGVVPQSPVLFHGTLEFNLLMGARTVTQETLQNALTISGVGRFVSQHPLGLKMQILEGGKNLSRGQRQAVAIARALIGNPPLMLMDEPTSSMDSTQEKLLIERIRNSMDGKTMFIVTHRPQILQIVDRIIVVDQGRIVADGSRDEILKQMSRASSQQQGRAK from the coding sequence ATGCCGGATAATACTGATTTATCGGTTTCGAATGAAGAGAAAACCTTTGGACAGGACCGCGAAGCCATGGTTGCCGGAGAAGACGCCGCACCGGAAAGGAATAATTTCGGTCGCGTTCAGCCTGTTGGCGGGAATCATGATAATGGCGGGGAGAATGGTCCGGTGTCTGCTGCCGCTGTTGAGCCCTCCGGTATATTCGAGCCCGGCCGGACTGAAGAAAGAGGGGTAGCCATTACGGCCTGCCTTAAAAAGGTGGCAGACAGCTTTGGAATAGTTGTAACGGAAAATTCGTTGCAGTTGGGCAATACCTCACCTCTGTCCGAGTATCTGCGCCTGCAGGGCGATAATATGGGACTTGTTGCGGAAACAGGGGAACTCCCGCCAAAAGTAAGAGCCGACAGCCTGCCGATGATTGTTCAGTATCAGGATGGCAGTTTCGCGGTTATTGAAGAAAAGGTCGGCAGGAGTCTTTCTGTCTGGAACGGACATCAGGAGGTTGTAAAAAATAAAATTTCCGGGCTTGGGCAGTTCAATAACTGGTCCTGTACGATGCAGCAGGAGTTCGAAACCGATAGAGTCCCTTTTTTAAGCCTGCAATGGTTTACCGGGCAGGTCGGACGGATGTGGCCGATTTATTCTCAGGTTGTGCTGGCTACTATTATAGTCCATTGTTTTACGCTGGTTGTCCCGCTGCTGATGGGTATTTTTTATGACCGTATCCTGCCGAATCTGGCTGAAAATTCTCTGAGGGTACTTATAACCGGAGCTGTTTTTGTACTTTTTTTCGATTATATACTGAAAAACGTACGCACAGCTCTAGTGGAAAAGGCCGCCCTGCGTGTAGAGCGGGAGGCGGAACCCCAATTGCTGGCAAAGATACTGGACACGACTTTTTCACGGCTACCTTCCTCTGCCGGACATCTGACTCATGCCATGCAGGAGTTTTCGCGGATCAAGTCGCTCTTCACCACCCAGTTGGTTATAGGGTCCATAGATTTTTCCTTTCTGTTTTTTTTCCTGCTGGTGATTTACCTCAACAGCGGTGTCCTTGTAATCGTCCCGGCGACAGTGTCCTTTCTTGTTCTGGTGGTGTCCGCCGTCTACGGTTTTTTCATAGATCACAATGTTTCGGCTCAGAGCAGGCTCCAGTCCCGCAAGACATCTTTTCTGAACGAGGTCTTTCAGGGAGTGGAATCCATCAAGACCACCAATGCGGCGCGGCTGTTTGTTTCCCGCTGGTCCACCGAGGTGGAAAAAGCCGGGGAGATGTCTTCAAAGTACAGGCTTGCACAGGCCAGATGTTCCATGACGACCGGTCTGCTGGGACAGCTTAATTCGGCCGGACTGCTTATCGTGGCCTTTTTTCTGATCAAAAGCGGGGGAATGAGCAGTGGGGGATTGCTGACGACCATGGTTCTTTCCAGCCGTTGCATTGCCGTAACTGCCAGCACGGCAAATCTGATTACCACATATCTTTTCGCCAGACGGTCCTACAAGGATCTCAAGGAACTGCTCAGCCTTGATAAGGAAAACTGTGAATCCAAGCAGTTCAAGGTGCAGCAACTGCATGGCGGAGTCGAATTTGACAGCGTTTCTTTTCGGTATCATCCCGAATCTCCCTATGCCCTTGAGAATGCTTCCTTCAAAGTGCAGCCCGGTGAGAAGGTAGGGATCATCGGTCCCATGGGCAGCGGGAAGAGCACCCTTATCAAGTTGTTGGCCGGCCTGTCCGATCCCACCGAAGGCATAGTCATGCTGGATGGACACAACATGTCTTTTCTAAACGTGGAGAAGATAAGGGAGTTTATGGGTGTCGTTCCGCAGTCTCCGGTCCTTTTTCACGGAACACTGGAATTCAATCTGCTTATGGGAGCCCGTACGGTAACTCAGGAAACCCTGCAGAACGCATTGACTATTTCAGGTGTGGGCAGATTTGTTTCCCAGCACCCGCTGGGGCTCAAGATGCAGATTCTGGAGGGAGGTAAAAACCTTTCACGCGGACAGAGACAGGCTGTGGCAATCGCCCGGGCTCTTATCGGTAATCCGCCGTTGATGCTTATGGATGAGCCGACCAGTTCCATGGATTCAACACAGGAAAAGCTGCTTATCGAACGCATAAGAAATTCCATGGACGGCAAGACAATGTTCATCGTCACCCATCGGCCCCAGATTCTGCAGATTGTGGATCGGATTATAGTGGTTGATCAGGGACGGATTGTCGCTGACGGTTCGCGTGACGAGATTCTCAAGCAGATGTCCAGAGCTTCTTCTCAGCAGCAGGGCAGGGCGAAATAA